The genomic stretch atttaacagtatcgacccataattcgaattatactgactgagcaaagtggtacttgaggaaccaattgctcagtcaacatttgaagctcaattattgtacAACAAATACATATGTTTCATCAGAACAGGAGGGGGgattttagacaaacaaacagaggttcaggcaaagcggttgaagcacagttgatagaagtcaaggacagaaaacgaacagacccttacaacaatcaaacgaaccaaaacaactaagaaaagaaagaaactcaccttaaaccgcaaaagatcaaaaccttaactcggacttggtcaggcctttcttaaggctgaacggactttaaacgaagtgtttctcagatgagaaacactttgattaaagtccattagaccttaatctcttcggttgaaccagtgacggaggaacacaaaactttcaaacttagatctgggattcaggcttccctgatcagattcggaccaaaccaagtatggtttggtcacgagggggtctggggagtgtctggtgtgaagctggggttggttggggtagatcgagttttgactcgaatcttcaaatgaagattcgagaaggtgggaagggattcgaactgcctggttgatagatttgggttcaggatggcaagggcgttctagggtgttaaggggaaggtcaccagcgtccatgccgccggctttcatggcgaaagcacgcaggggcggctagggttttagggctgtttgtttggaGACGAAGGCTGGAGTTCAGATAgggggggggggcagggtaagattatggtcttatatagttaatgggtggattgatctcgaccgttagatcaatctagatctacggtctggatctgatagcttaagtggaacggtgtcgtttcaagggtaaagggttggggtcggtccgggtgagacgggtcgggtttattggtgggttatggggaattgatcttggccgttgatcaatttgagatcaacggcccagatcaacctgtaccaaaacgacgtcgtttggattctctgggcatcaggtggtctggacggcaggcctgggttttgggctgttcgtttgggccaattttgttaaaattggcccaagtccggaggggaaggggtcctttctttattttttttatttcctttttcttatttattttaaaacaaaactaagcccaaaaaatcaaattaaaattaaatacacactcaatacaattatttgcacacacactaaaatatttcaaaacaggtaaagtcaaacaaaataaaatcacggacgaagatgcctattcatgattttctatttaacgaccggattacggttcgaattatgcaggacacatatattttttttgaattttgttttaataaagtaaataaataaaaatgggccgaagtcacaaataaatcaacaaggtgccgcacagaaatccaaaaattgtacagcagggccaattattatttctttatttctttttggagcgattgtcgtgcgaaacaaaaatcacgtgctcacatgggAGCACAATGGAAATTGCAATTGGAATCAGGAAAAACAGGAGGAAAAGCATGGGTGATGTTATTTGAAGAGAACAAAATGGCACCAAGAGGTATGGATTTGACATTTATACCACCAGCAATTGTTGAGGGAGAGGTGGTTGTAGAACTAGAACATGAAGACATGGATAATGAGATTGAGAAATGGAAGTACGTAGCAATAGCATATGCTATTGGGGGATCTCCTACAATTGGAGCTATGGAGAGGTTTGTAGCAGCTCAAGGAGAATACTCAACAAAGACAAAGGTATTTTATCATAATGCTGGGTATTTTGTAATCAATTTCTCAAGTATGGAAGAAAGGAATCAAGTGATGTACTCAAGGCCCAATATGTCGAACAATAGGCCAGTGATAATTAAAGTATGGACAATGAATTTTGATTTTGATATTGAAGATTTGAAAACAATCCCAATTTGGGTCAAGTTGCCAAATCTACCGTTGGTATGCTGGAGTGCAAATGCATTAAGCAAGATTAGGAGTGGGCTGGGACAACTTATCTATGTTGATGCATGTACAACAAATGCAAATAGAATTTCATATGCACGAATCCTCATTGAGATAGATGTAACAAAGTAGCTGCCAAATGTGATCAAGATAAGGGACCCAAAAGGCAGAATGATTGATCATGAAGTATGGAATATCTAATAAGGTTACTGAAAAACTTGAGGGAGCAGCCAAATTTTAATTTTCATCCTAGATGTGAAAAGTTACAGATTATCCAACTCAGTTTTGCAGATGATttgcttttattttgtagagGAGATGTGGTTTCTGTGCAGATGCTATATGAATGCTTTCAAAGGTTTTCCAAAGAATAAGGTTTAATTGCAAACCAAAGTAAAAGTTGTGTATACTTTGGGGGAGTAACATAAGTTGGAAAACAGGAGATACTGCAGAAAATTGGAGTCACAGCAGGAGAACTCCCGTTATATCTGGGAGTGTCATTGAGCTCCAAGAGACTATCAATAAACCAATATCAACCTCTTTTGGATAAAATGTTGGGAAGAAAGCTATGCAGGAAGATTGCAGTTGGTTAGAAGTGTGTTGATTGCCATAAAATCCTTTTGGTCTCAAATCTTTCCTCTGCCAAAGAAGATCATTTGAGCAGTGGAGACTATATGCAGAAAGTTTTTGTGGACAGGTGATGCAAATGCAAGTAAAAAAGCTTTGGTGGCATGGGACAATCTATGCAAACCAAAATCAAAAGAGGGCCTAAATATCATTGACATGACTACATGGAACAAGGCTGCTTTGCTGAAGCACTTATGGAATATATGTAAGAAGGACAAATTGTGGGTCAAATGGGTTCATGTGTACTATACCAAAGGGAGATAGCCTTGGAAAGTGGAAGCAAAGCAAGCATCGTGGATAATGAAGAAGATTTTACATGCAGCAAAGTATATAATTGAAGCAGGATTAGAGATAGAGAAGATTCTGATGGCTGAAACATATTCTATTAGCAGCATGTATAATCAATTACGAGGAGACTTTACAAATGAAAGCTGGAAAAGATTGATTTGTAACAATAAAGGGTGCCCAAAATGGATCTTTATTATGTATCTAGCACTACAAGAGAGACTATCTACCAAAGACAGAATGAGCAAATGGGGGATACAAGTAGAGCAAACTTGTCCATTGTGTGAGCAAGATATGGAGAGTCATCAACATCTCTTCTTCTCCTGCAAGAACTCGACAGAGATATGGAACAAGATACTGACATGGCTGGGAATAACAAGACAAGTGTATAGCTGGGAACCTGAAGTTGAATGGGCTACAAGAAATGTAATTGGGAAGGGAGCTAAAGCAGAACTATACATGTTGAGCATGACTGGTGCAGTATATCAT from Nicotiana sylvestris chromosome 12, ASM39365v2, whole genome shotgun sequence encodes the following:
- the LOC138882743 gene encoding uncharacterized protein; translation: MGAQWKLQLESGKTGGKAWVMLFEENKMAPRGMDLTFIPPAIVEGEVVVELEHEDMDNEIEKWKYVAIAYAIGGSPTIGAMERFVAAQGEYSTKTKVFYHNAGYFVINFSSMEERNQVMYSRPNMSNNRPVIIKVWTMNFDFDIEDLKTIPIWVKLPNLPLVCWSANALSKIRSGLGQLIYVDACTTNANRISYARILIEIDVTK
- the LOC138882744 gene encoding uncharacterized protein, which produces MKKILHAAKYIIEAGLEIEKILMAETYSISSMYNQLRGDFTNESWKRLICNNKGCPKWIFIMYLALQERLSTKDRMSKWGIQVEQTCPLCEQDMESHQHLFFSCKNSTEIWNKILTWLGITRQVYSWEPEVEWATRNVIGKGAKAELYMLSMTGAVYHVWIERNCRIFQQVKRGSGDITRQIICEIHCRGSIHSKLKKEL